Proteins co-encoded in one Brassica rapa cultivar Chiifu-401-42 chromosome A02, CAAS_Brap_v3.01, whole genome shotgun sequence genomic window:
- the LOC103868143 gene encoding putative lipid-binding protein AIR1, with protein sequence MAPRTSLALFLFLNLLFFTYTTAQGTCPRNALQIGACTNVLNAIDLTLGNPPPPVPPCCSLIAGLADLEAAVCLCTALDVNVLGNNVHLPIDISVLLNACSRFAPPSFQCP encoded by the coding sequence ATGGCTCCAAGAACCTCTCTTGCACTcttccttttccttaacctCCTCTTCTTCACTTACACTACTGCTCAAGGCACTTGTCCTAGAAATGCCCTTCAGATCGGTGCTTGCACTAATGTGCTCAATGCAATTGACTTAACATTAGGAAACCCACCGCCACCAGTACCGCCGTGCTGCTCGCTCATTGCAGGCTTGGCTGACCTTGAGGCTGCAGTCTGTCTCTGTACCGCGCTGGACGTTAACGTTCTTGGCAACAACGTTCACCTTCCCATCGATATCAGCGTACTTTTAAATGCTTGTAGCAGATTTGCTCCACCAAGTTTCCAATGCCCGTAA